One window from the genome of Flexibacter flexilis DSM 6793 encodes:
- a CDS encoding carbon-nitrogen hydrolase, which produces MQNKPVRVGLVQTSCTANPKENMDKTIVRIREAAAKGAQIVFLQELFLSLYFCDVEDYENFKLAEAIPGPSTQTLSALAKELGVVIVASLFEKRAEGLYHNTTAVLDADGTYLGKYRKMHIPDDPGYYEKFYFTPGDLGYKVFETKFAKIGVLICWDQWYPEAARITSLMGAELLFYPTAIGWAKSQDEETNKEQYNGWQTVQRGHAVANGLHVIAVNRTGEEAEMQFWGGSFISNPMGKIMYQAPHLEEDVTVHEINLALSDYYRTHWPFLRDRRIDSYQPITKRFIDND; this is translated from the coding sequence ATGCAAAACAAACCCGTAAGAGTAGGGTTGGTGCAAACAAGCTGCACAGCCAACCCGAAAGAGAATATGGACAAAACCATTGTTCGTATTCGCGAGGCCGCCGCTAAAGGGGCGCAAATTGTTTTTTTACAAGAATTGTTTTTGTCTTTGTATTTCTGCGACGTAGAAGACTACGAGAATTTTAAGTTGGCGGAAGCAATACCCGGCCCTTCTACCCAAACGCTTAGTGCGTTGGCGAAAGAGTTGGGCGTAGTGATTGTTGCTTCGCTTTTCGAGAAACGCGCAGAAGGTTTGTATCATAACACTACTGCCGTTTTGGATGCCGACGGCACGTATTTGGGCAAATACCGCAAAATGCACATTCCCGACGACCCAGGTTATTACGAAAAATTTTATTTCACCCCTGGCGATTTGGGCTACAAAGTATTTGAAACCAAGTTCGCTAAAATTGGCGTGTTGATTTGCTGGGACCAATGGTATCCAGAAGCAGCGCGTATTACTTCGCTGATGGGCGCGGAATTGTTGTTCTACCCGACTGCTATCGGTTGGGCAAAAAGCCAAGACGAAGAAACCAACAAAGAACAGTATAATGGTTGGCAAACCGTACAACGTGGCCACGCCGTAGCCAATGGCTTACACGTGATTGCCGTAAACCGTACAGGTGAAGAAGCCGAAATGCAGTTTTGGGGTGGTTCGTTTATCTCAAACCCAATGGGCAAAATTATGTACCAAGCACCTCATTTAGAGGAAGATGTAACGGTTCATGAAATTAATTTGGCGTTGAGTGATTATTACCGCACACACTGGCCATTTTTGCGCGACCGTCGTATAGATTCGTACCAACCCATTACCAAACGTTTTATAGACAACGACTAA
- a CDS encoding Ig-like domain-containing protein, with translation MYVPIKKHLSTALLSGALLSGCASVKPPTGGPKDEKAPVLTESNPANNSTNFKGKVVKLEFDEDVELNNLNTQLLITPYMNNNYTTHIKRNVLTLTFEKELPPNTTISLNFREGIKDIHEATNKTKDLKLAFSTGNSIDSLQWNGQILDFQTQKPQANTLVALYKLSDTLNIRKQAPYYIGRSNDAGQFDIANIAAGEYFACAFDDKNNNYKYDERTESIGFLSENLKIQKNESSEISLFMNDNTAPRFLRTRNVGKSVVFSFSEGLTYIQAAANPNTVFDQSEDKADIRMYPQNVDKLSKDSVEIGFTVRDSSDNQLVVKKRVLFDVNGNVDKTTTLSTKPERNSVITPYQTIEIAYASPITDSSFLQKVTVNPDSAGWKATKARLSGSKNTLIISNLPVFKKDISLIVPPVKLIKGNSTKADTLHYTPAIETNFGIIGGQVTSADKDFILELVSEDFKVVQSVRNAKKFRFTYVPAGKYRLRLIVDKNQNGRWDAGSLDKKTQPEKVVIHKEVINLKANWELEDFKL, from the coding sequence ATGTACGTTCCAATTAAAAAACACTTATCCACAGCCCTCCTGTCGGGGGCTTTATTGTCGGGTTGTGCCAGTGTAAAGCCCCCGACAGGAGGGCCAAAAGACGAAAAAGCCCCCGTATTAACCGAAAGTAACCCCGCCAACAATAGTACCAACTTCAAAGGCAAGGTTGTAAAATTGGAGTTTGATGAAGATGTAGAGCTGAATAATCTCAACACACAGTTGCTCATCACGCCATACATGAACAATAATTACACCACTCACATCAAACGCAACGTTCTGACGCTTACGTTTGAAAAGGAGTTGCCGCCCAATACGACCATTAGTTTGAATTTTAGGGAAGGAATAAAAGATATTCACGAAGCCACCAACAAAACAAAAGACTTGAAATTGGCTTTCAGTACGGGAAATAGCATTGATTCTTTGCAGTGGAATGGTCAAATCTTGGATTTTCAGACCCAAAAACCACAAGCTAATACGTTGGTGGCCTTGTACAAACTATCCGATACGCTCAATATTCGCAAACAAGCACCTTATTATATAGGCAGGAGCAATGACGCAGGCCAGTTTGATATTGCCAATATTGCGGCTGGCGAGTATTTTGCTTGTGCTTTCGACGATAAAAATAATAACTACAAGTACGATGAGCGAACAGAATCCATTGGTTTTTTGAGTGAAAATCTCAAAATCCAGAAAAATGAAAGCTCGGAAATCAGTCTTTTTATGAACGACAATACCGCCCCAAGATTTTTACGCACGAGAAATGTGGGAAAATCGGTTGTATTTTCGTTTAGCGAGGGTTTGACATACATACAAGCAGCAGCCAATCCAAATACTGTATTTGATCAAAGCGAGGATAAAGCAGATATTCGTATGTATCCACAAAATGTGGATAAGTTATCCAAAGATTCGGTAGAAATAGGCTTTACTGTTCGTGATTCTTCTGATAATCAATTAGTTGTCAAAAAAAGAGTGCTGTTTGACGTAAACGGAAATGTGGATAAAACAACTACGTTATCCACAAAACCAGAAAGGAATAGCGTTATAACACCGTATCAGACAATAGAAATAGCCTACGCAAGCCCTATAACGGACAGTAGTTTTTTACAAAAAGTAACTGTTAATCCTGATTCGGCGGGCTGGAAAGCAACTAAAGCAAGGCTTTCAGGAAGCAAAAATACACTCATAATCAGTAACTTACCCGTATTTAAGAAGGATATAAGCCTGATTGTTCCGCCTGTAAAATTGATTAAAGGAAATAGCACAAAGGCTGATACACTGCATTATACGCCAGCCATCGAAACTAATTTCGGAATAATCGGCGGACAAGTTACTTCTGCGGACAAAGATTTTATATTGGAATTGGTGAGCGAAGATTTCAAAGTAGTGCAGTCGGTGCGCAATGCCAAGAAGTTTCGGTTCACTTATGTGCCTGCGGGCAAATATCGTTTGAGACTTATTGTAGATAAAAATCAGAACGGAAGATGGGACGCAGGTAGTTTGGATAAGAAAACCCAGCCCGAAAAAGTAGTTATCCACAAAGAAGTGATTAACCTCAAAGCCAATTGGGAGTTAGAAGACTTCAAATTATAG
- the mnmG gene encoding tRNA uridine-5-carboxymethylaminomethyl(34) synthesis enzyme MnmG, producing the protein MFKEYDVIVVGAGHAGCEAAAAAATMGSSVLLITMNMNTIAQMSCNPAMGGVAKGQIVREIDALGGLSGIITDKSMIQFRMLNLSKGPAMWSPRAQSDRMRFTEEWRLALERNPNVDFWQEMAAGLVVKNNKVVGVRTSMGIEISGKSVVLTNGTFLNGVIHIGEKQFGGGRAAEKAASGITEQLVELGFESGRMKTGTPPRVDGRSLHYDRMEEQFGDENPSKFSYSDETSPLKEQRSCFITYTNHQVHEVLRTGFEKSPMFAGRIQGRGPRYCPSVEDKINRFADKDRHQIFVEPEGWNTVEIYVNGFSTSLPEDVQYKALRLIPGFEDARMFRPGYAIEYDYFPPTQLKNTLETHLIENLYFAGQINGTTGYEEAACQGLMAGINAHNKVHEKEAFVLSRSEAYIGVLIDDLINKGTEEPYRMFTSRAEYRILLRQDNADLRLTPRGYELGLASEQRLEKVKAKEANTEKLKNALSQYKFSPESINPLLEELGSASIREKASVYNLLKRPDIELQYLSNFNDEFAQMLQTYSADEIEQASVLIKYENYIEKEQQMAQKLTDLDSMRIRDNIDYFQLGSISKEAREKLSKIRPATIGQASRISGVSPSDISILMVYLQK; encoded by the coding sequence ATGTTTAAAGAATATGATGTAATTGTGGTAGGGGCAGGCCACGCGGGTTGTGAAGCCGCAGCCGCAGCCGCTACGATGGGTTCGTCGGTGTTGCTTATCACCATGAACATGAATACAATTGCTCAAATGTCCTGCAACCCTGCAATGGGTGGCGTGGCCAAAGGGCAAATTGTGAGAGAAATAGATGCTTTGGGCGGGCTTTCTGGAATCATCACGGACAAATCCATGATACAATTCCGTATGCTCAATCTGTCCAAAGGCCCTGCCATGTGGAGTCCACGTGCTCAAAGCGACCGTATGCGCTTTACAGAAGAATGGCGTTTGGCTTTAGAACGCAACCCAAATGTAGATTTTTGGCAAGAAATGGCCGCAGGTTTGGTGGTCAAAAACAATAAAGTAGTTGGGGTTCGGACGTCAATGGGAATAGAGATTTCAGGAAAATCGGTCGTTTTAACTAACGGTACATTCCTGAATGGCGTGATTCATATCGGAGAAAAACAGTTTGGTGGAGGTCGTGCAGCCGAAAAGGCAGCATCGGGAATCACCGAACAACTTGTTGAATTGGGCTTTGAAAGCGGAAGAATGAAGACAGGAACACCGCCGCGCGTAGATGGGAGAAGCCTGCATTACGACCGAATGGAAGAACAATTTGGCGATGAAAACCCTTCTAAGTTCTCTTATTCGGACGAAACAAGCCCGCTAAAGGAGCAAAGAAGTTGCTTTATCACTTATACCAATCACCAAGTACATGAGGTTTTGCGTACAGGGTTTGAAAAATCACCGATGTTTGCAGGCCGTATTCAGGGCAGAGGGCCTCGTTATTGCCCTTCGGTAGAAGATAAAATCAACCGTTTTGCAGACAAAGACCGTCATCAAATCTTCGTAGAACCCGAAGGCTGGAACACAGTAGAGATTTATGTAAATGGATTTTCGACTTCATTGCCCGAAGATGTGCAGTACAAAGCCCTTCGTTTGATACCAGGTTTTGAAGATGCGCGTATGTTTAGGCCAGGTTATGCCATCGAATACGATTATTTTCCGCCGACCCAACTCAAAAATACGTTGGAAACGCACCTTATCGAAAACCTTTATTTCGCTGGGCAAATCAACGGAACGACAGGTTACGAAGAAGCGGCGTGTCAAGGTTTGATGGCGGGCATCAATGCACACAACAAAGTACACGAAAAAGAAGCCTTTGTTTTGAGTCGTTCAGAAGCATATATCGGCGTTTTGATAGACGATTTGATTAATAAAGGCACGGAAGAACCTTACCGAATGTTCACGTCGAGAGCAGAATATCGTATTTTATTGCGCCAAGACAACGCAGATTTGAGGCTAACACCTCGCGGATATGAGTTAGGATTAGCCTCTGAGCAGCGTTTGGAGAAAGTAAAAGCCAAAGAAGCCAATACCGAAAAGCTAAAAAATGCGCTTTCTCAATACAAATTCAGTCCTGAAAGTATCAATCCGCTGTTAGAAGAGCTTGGTTCGGCCAGTATTCGGGAGAAAGCAAGTGTGTATAACTTGCTCAAACGCCCAGATATTGAACTGCAATATCTCTCCAATTTTAATGATGAGTTTGCACAAATGCTCCAAACTTATTCGGCAGACGAGATAGAGCAAGCCTCTGTACTTATCAAGTACGAAAATTATATCGAAAAAGAACAACAAATGGCACAAAAGCTAACCGATTTGGATAGTATGCGCATCAGAGATAATATAGATTATTTCCAGTTGGGTTCGATTTCTAAAGAAGCACGCGAAAAATTGTCCAAAATTCGCCCTGCAACCATCGGCCAAGCCAGCAGAATAAGCGGGGTTTCGCCTTCGGACATATCAATACTTATGGTTTATCTTCAAAAATAA
- a CDS encoding AMP-dependent synthetase/ligase, which yields MEIKRIFELLPHQQAHTPKSDILAYKVKGQWVKYSTDELIRKANSVSLGLLKIGIKRNDKVAIISPNRPEWNFVDFGIQQIGAVSVPMYPTITEEEYAYIFRDSGVKVVFVADEKLYAKASKVAAQIPEIQVIYTFDRIEGANFWTDLTDLAKDDDPALLEQHKAAIQPEDLLTLIYTSGTTGNPKGVMITHNNLVANIEGSMPAVPVTSTSIALSFLPLCHVYERMVHYLYMYVGVSVYYAESMDTIADNLKEIKPNIFVTVPRLLEKVYDKIVIKGYELTGIKRALFFWALELGLQYEVGTDKGWWYNFQLKLANKIIFNKWREALGGNVVAIVSGGAALQPRLARVFWAAQVKVIEGYGLTETSPVIAVNRVEPENARVGTVGTIINNVQVSFATDGEILVKGPSIMKGYYNKPELTAEAIDAEGWFHTGDIGELVEGRFLKITDRKKEMFKTSGGKYVAPQPIENSLKESVIIEQVMVVGEGQKFPAALVVPSVQGLKDWCEVKHIPFNSLAEVLKNEQVVSKFNKEVQKCNEHLAQYEQIKKIVVLPDAWGVDSGEMTPTLKLKRKFISNKYKKEIESIYENV from the coding sequence ATGGAAATCAAACGCATTTTTGAACTGCTGCCGCACCAGCAAGCCCATACTCCGAAGAGTGATATTTTGGCTTATAAAGTAAAAGGCCAATGGGTAAAATACAGTACAGACGAACTTATTCGCAAGGCCAATAGCGTAAGTTTGGGTCTTTTGAAAATTGGCATCAAACGCAACGATAAGGTTGCGATTATTTCCCCGAACCGCCCAGAATGGAATTTTGTGGATTTCGGGATTCAGCAAATTGGAGCTGTGAGCGTACCGATGTATCCGACAATTACGGAAGAAGAATATGCTTATATTTTCAGAGATTCGGGCGTGAAAGTGGTGTTTGTGGCAGACGAAAAACTGTATGCAAAAGCAAGCAAAGTAGCTGCTCAAATACCTGAAATTCAGGTGATTTATACTTTTGATAGAATCGAAGGTGCGAATTTTTGGACAGACCTTACGGACTTGGCCAAAGACGATGACCCCGCGCTTTTGGAACAACACAAAGCCGCCATTCAACCAGAAGATTTGCTGACGTTGATTTATACTTCTGGCACGACTGGCAACCCGAAAGGTGTAATGATTACTCATAACAACTTGGTGGCCAACATAGAAGGTTCGATGCCAGCCGTACCCGTAACCTCGACTTCTATCGCTTTGAGCTTTCTGCCACTTTGTCACGTGTATGAGCGAATGGTACATTATCTTTATATGTACGTGGGTGTTTCGGTTTATTATGCCGAAAGTATGGACACCATCGCCGACAACCTCAAAGAAATTAAGCCAAATATTTTTGTAACTGTTCCGCGTTTGCTCGAAAAAGTTTATGACAAAATCGTGATAAAAGGTTATGAGCTGACAGGTATCAAAAGAGCGTTGTTCTTTTGGGCTTTGGAACTTGGCTTACAGTATGAAGTAGGAACGGACAAAGGTTGGTGGTATAACTTTCAGCTAAAACTTGCCAACAAAATTATTTTTAATAAATGGCGTGAGGCTTTGGGCGGAAACGTCGTGGCGATTGTGTCGGGTGGAGCGGCTTTGCAACCCCGTTTAGCAAGAGTTTTCTGGGCTGCTCAAGTGAAGGTAATCGAAGGTTATGGACTTACTGAAACATCGCCAGTAATCGCCGTAAACCGTGTAGAACCTGAAAATGCACGCGTTGGGACGGTCGGAACGATTATTAATAATGTACAAGTTTCATTTGCTACTGACGGCGAAATTTTGGTAAAAGGTCCTTCTATTATGAAAGGCTATTACAACAAACCAGAACTTACAGCCGAAGCCATTGATGCAGAAGGTTGGTTCCATACAGGCGACATAGGAGAGTTGGTAGAAGGCCGTTTCTTGAAAATTACAGACCGTAAGAAAGAAATGTTCAAAACTTCGGGTGGCAAGTACGTTGCACCACAGCCAATCGAAAACAGCTTGAAGGAATCCGTTATCATTGAGCAAGTTATGGTAGTAGGCGAGGGGCAAAAATTCCCTGCGGCTTTAGTTGTTCCGTCGGTGCAAGGCTTAAAAGATTGGTGTGAGGTAAAACATATTCCTTTTAACTCGTTGGCTGAAGTACTTAAAAATGAACAAGTTGTCTCTAAATTTAATAAAGAGGTACAAAAATGCAATGAGCATTTGGCGCAATACGAACAAATCAAGAAAATTGTAGTGTTGCCTGATGCGTGGGGAGTTGATTCAGGCGAAATGACACCAACACTTAAACTCAAACGCAAATTCATTTCTAACAAATACAAGAAAGAAATTGAAAGTATTTACGAAAATGTTTAA
- a CDS encoding MATE family efflux transporter, whose protein sequence is MKKYMAHYRQTFKLAMPVVLGQAGHITVSVADSMMVGRTGAIPLAAVSLATGLFSIMLVIGLGFAYGLTPLVAAADGRHDQRESSVLLKNSLLINVLLATVLVIVFWQMLPLMHLLKQKPEVIEQAIPFMQLLVLSLLPLMFFSAFKQFAEGLSDTVTAMYITLAANAINILLNYTWVYGHWGFEPMGIKGSGLATFTARCLMAVAMFGYVWFAKKFRPYRFGWNMEFISWAKIKHLLYIGVPVSMQMTFEVAAFSTAAVLVGQLGSNELAAHQIALNMAAVTYMMASGLGAAATVRVGNGVGSGDLHSSRMAGFSALHIVVAFMGLMGIVFTIGRFWLPTFYIDNTEVIKVASSLLIIAAIFQISDGVQVVCLGALRGLSDVKIPTAITLVAYWVLGLPIGYALAVYANMGVQGIWYGLLLGLAIAATLLTLRFNHISRQKIQEQTVITA, encoded by the coding sequence ATGAAAAAGTATATGGCGCATTATCGCCAAACATTCAAATTGGCCATGCCCGTTGTGTTGGGGCAAGCTGGCCACATTACCGTAAGCGTAGCCGATAGCATGATGGTTGGCCGCACGGGCGCAATTCCGTTGGCGGCTGTTTCGCTGGCTACGGGTTTGTTTAGTATCATGCTCGTGATTGGCTTAGGATTTGCCTACGGGCTTACGCCATTGGTAGCCGCTGCCGACGGTCGCCACGACCAACGCGAAAGCAGTGTTTTGTTGAAAAATAGCTTGTTAATCAATGTGTTATTAGCAACAGTTTTAGTCATTGTATTTTGGCAAATGTTGCCGCTCATGCACCTGCTCAAGCAAAAACCCGAAGTAATCGAGCAAGCCATTCCGTTTATGCAACTGTTGGTATTGTCGTTGCTGCCGCTTATGTTTTTTTCGGCGTTCAAGCAATTTGCCGAAGGGCTTTCCGACACGGTTACGGCCATGTACATCACTTTGGCCGCCAACGCTATCAATATTTTACTTAATTATACGTGGGTTTATGGACATTGGGGTTTTGAACCAATGGGAATAAAAGGCTCTGGACTGGCCACTTTTACGGCGCGTTGCCTGATGGCTGTCGCGATGTTTGGTTATGTTTGGTTTGCTAAAAAATTCCGTCCGTACCGCTTCGGCTGGAACATGGAATTTATTTCTTGGGCAAAAATCAAACACCTATTATATATAGGCGTGCCTGTGAGTATGCAAATGACTTTTGAAGTAGCCGCTTTCAGTACAGCAGCCGTGTTGGTGGGGCAACTTGGCTCTAATGAGTTGGCCGCACACCAAATCGCGCTGAACATGGCCGCCGTAACCTACATGATGGCCAGCGGTTTAGGCGCAGCCGCTACGGTTCGGGTCGGCAATGGCGTAGGCAGTGGCGATTTGCACAGTAGCCGAATGGCGGGCTTTAGTGCGCTACATATCGTCGTTGCTTTTATGGGACTGATGGGGATTGTATTTACTATCGGAAGATTCTGGCTACCAACATTTTATATAGACAATACAGAAGTAATTAAAGTAGCTTCTTCGCTGCTGATTATTGCGGCTATTTTCCAGATTTCGGATGGCGTACAGGTGGTTTGTTTGGGTGCGTTGCGCGGACTTTCGGACGTAAAAATCCCAACCGCCATTACACTCGTGGCCTATTGGGTATTGGGTTTGCCGATTGGTTATGCCTTAGCCGTATATGCCAACATGGGCGTACAAGGAATTTGGTACGGCTTACTGCTTGGCCTTGCTATTGCAGCCACCTTACTTACACTCCGCTTCAATCACATTAGCCGACAGAAAATACAAGAACAGACAGTCATTACGGCATAA
- a CDS encoding tetratricopeptide repeat protein → MIKFAPETKKALLMQKKTLLGAGLIFVGSVFIPMAGYSQTQSKDIDLANEYYTRHDFEKSLELYDKLAKDPANGKAIYANYLAVLSELKQDEKTERFLKKMAKAYPQQFEYKIDLALLYQKQKKDDKANKIFSRLFEDIEKKSNIVEYTADYLVKVGLLDKAELLYKESRKAMFDPYAYNFKLAEIHKRRGETSQMIDELLLYLDKDPSAIFLIENSLQTQLTKPEELDMLQKTLYERVQTDASNLIYNELLMWLFLQRKDFDGAFIQAKAIDKRGKLPATKVLEVGTLSMSNKDYKSAVSIFEYVVQEYAAVPSVYAPAQRQLIEAREQAIKNVYPIDKQAIKALVEDYKKLMKILPDPYSMAESQRSIALLYGHYLGQPDTAIFYLNKAVTVPRYNRQFVSKCKLDLGDMYLLKNEPWEATLLYSQVEKDEKDQPLGYEAKLRNAKLSYYKGEFDLAQDHLDVLKLATSREIANDALDLSLMIQDNTAFDSTGAALAEYSKIELLLFENKDEEALAKCDELLKKYPKSSLDDEVYWLRAKVYRRMKKFDKAIENLDVISKDYASDIFADDALFMKGVIYEEDLQDKEKAMETYQNLMKTFPASIFTAEARKKYRILRGDFVN, encoded by the coding sequence ATGATTAAATTTGCCCCCGAAACCAAGAAAGCATTACTAATGCAGAAAAAGACGCTATTAGGCGCAGGTTTGATATTTGTTGGTTCTGTCTTTATTCCGATGGCTGGGTATTCACAAACCCAATCTAAAGATATTGATTTGGCCAATGAGTACTACACACGCCATGATTTTGAAAAATCATTGGAACTTTATGATAAGCTGGCAAAAGACCCTGCTAATGGCAAGGCTATTTATGCCAACTACTTGGCGGTATTGTCCGAACTCAAGCAAGATGAAAAGACTGAGCGTTTTCTCAAGAAAATGGCAAAGGCTTATCCGCAGCAGTTTGAGTATAAGATAGACCTTGCCTTGCTGTACCAGAAACAAAAAAAGGATGATAAAGCGAATAAAATTTTTAGTCGGCTTTTTGAGGACATAGAAAAAAAATCAAACATAGTCGAATATACTGCCGACTATCTCGTGAAAGTGGGTTTGTTGGATAAAGCCGAGCTGCTCTACAAGGAATCGCGCAAAGCCATGTTCGACCCTTACGCCTACAACTTCAAGTTGGCCGAAATTCACAAACGGCGCGGTGAGACTTCGCAAATGATTGATGAACTTTTGTTGTATCTGGACAAAGACCCTTCGGCTATTTTCTTGATAGAAAATTCGTTGCAAACGCAACTGACCAAACCCGAAGAATTGGACATGCTCCAAAAAACGCTTTACGAAAGAGTACAAACCGATGCCAGTAATCTGATTTACAACGAATTGTTGATGTGGTTGTTTTTGCAACGCAAAGATTTTGACGGCGCGTTCATTCAGGCCAAAGCCATTGACAAACGCGGAAAACTGCCCGCAACGAAAGTGTTGGAAGTCGGGACGCTGAGTATGAGCAACAAAGATTACAAATCGGCGGTTTCGATTTTTGAGTATGTGGTGCAAGAGTACGCGGCAGTTCCGTCGGTGTATGCTCCCGCCCAACGGCAACTCATCGAAGCCAGAGAGCAGGCCATAAAAAATGTATATCCTATTGACAAACAGGCGATTAAGGCTTTAGTTGAGGATTATAAAAAATTGATGAAAATTTTGCCAGACCCTTACAGCATGGCCGAAAGCCAACGGAGTATCGCGCTGTTGTATGGTCATTATTTGGGACAACCCGATACGGCAATTTTTTATTTGAACAAAGCCGTAACCGTTCCGCGCTACAATCGGCAATTTGTGTCGAAGTGCAAATTAGATTTGGGCGATATGTATTTGCTCAAAAATGAACCTTGGGAAGCAACTTTGTTGTATTCGCAAGTGGAAAAAGATGAAAAAGACCAACCGTTAGGTTATGAAGCCAAACTCCGAAATGCCAAATTGTCATATTACAAGGGCGAGTTTGATTTGGCGCAAGACCATTTGGATGTTTTGAAATTGGCGACCTCGCGCGAGATAGCCAACGATGCACTGGATTTGAGTTTAATGATTCAGGATAACACGGCTTTCGATTCGACGGGTGCGGCTTTGGCCGAATATTCAAAAATCGAACTTCTTTTATTTGAAAATAAAGATGAAGAGGCTTTGGCCAAATGTGATGAGCTTTTGAAAAAATATCCGAAAAGCAGCCTCGACGATGAAGTGTATTGGTTGCGTGCGAAGGTGTATCGGCGCATGAAAAAATTTGATAAAGCCATTGAAAATCTGGATGTTATTTCCAAAGATTATGCTTCAGATATTTTTGCCGACGACGCTCTTTTCATGAAAGGTGTGATTTATGAAGAAGATTTGCAGGACAAAGAAAAAGCGATGGAAACGTATCAAAACTTGATGAAAACTTTCCCTGCAAGTATTTTTACGGCAGAAGCAAGAAAAAAATATCGTATTTTACGTGGAGATTTTGTAAATTGA
- a CDS encoding class I SAM-dependent methyltransferase: protein MEYLIACPVCKHQHFTKALVCKDFTVSKEDFELVDCQKCGFRFTNPRPEADKIGRYYQSEEYISHSDTNKGLISKAYRTVRQITLRSKLKLITEINDGKTGSLLDIGCGTGYFLQTCQQAGWKISGVEPDAGARALGQQQTNIKIEPDFLAANYTEKFDVITLWHVLEHIHRLDESIAKLKNLIGATGKLVIAVPNHASGDAQHYQEYWAAYDVPRHLYHFTPQTMQTLAEKNGMKILRKEGMKFDSFYVAMLSERYKTGSNNYLSAMSTGLQSNQKADSTGLYSSVIYILQNI from the coding sequence ATGGAATATCTGATTGCCTGCCCCGTGTGCAAGCACCAACACTTTACCAAAGCCTTAGTTTGTAAAGATTTTACGGTTTCAAAAGAAGATTTTGAACTGGTAGATTGCCAAAAATGTGGTTTTAGATTCACCAATCCACGCCCAGAAGCCGACAAAATAGGCCGTTATTATCAGTCAGAAGAATATATTTCGCATTCTGACACGAACAAAGGCTTAATCAGTAAGGCTTATCGCACCGTAAGACAGATTACTTTACGTTCAAAACTCAAATTAATCACTGAAATAAACGATGGAAAAACGGGTAGTTTGTTGGATATTGGCTGCGGAACAGGCTATTTTTTACAAACTTGCCAACAAGCAGGCTGGAAAATAAGTGGGGTAGAACCCGATGCAGGCGCGAGAGCATTAGGCCAACAACAAACAAATATTAAGATTGAGCCAGATTTTTTGGCAGCCAACTACACAGAAAAGTTTGATGTCATTACACTTTGGCACGTGTTGGAGCATATTCATCGCTTAGATGAGAGCATCGCAAAGCTAAAAAACCTTATCGGAGCAACAGGAAAGTTAGTAATCGCAGTGCCAAATCATGCTTCAGGAGATGCGCAACATTACCAAGAATATTGGGCAGCTTACGACGTGCCGCGCCATTTGTATCATTTCACGCCACAAACCATGCAAACTTTGGCTGAAAAAAATGGAATGAAGATTTTGCGCAAAGAAGGCATGAAATTTGATTCATTTTATGTGGCCATGTTGAGCGAAAGATACAAAACAGGAAGTAATAACTACTTATCTGCAATGAGTACAGGGCTACAATCCAACCAAAAAGCCGATTCTACAGGTTTATATTCAAGTGTAATTTATATACTCCAAAATATTTAG